The proteins below come from a single Pedobacter aquae genomic window:
- a CDS encoding IS1182 family transposase, which yields MIFLLYLLMQGRKHIQPKIIYQVNINDLVPADNFYRKLEQTLDLNFLYKETLSYYGKEGQESIDPLVFFKICLVGYLNNINSDRQLIAFCANCLDVRWYLKYDLDEALPWHSTISRTRQLYGEDVFLSLFQKVLSLCIAKGMVRGKRQAIDSAYIKANASMDSLVEKEIIDDVEQYANELNEGSEYKVKASIKKAVERHHAWKEKEYKGMPGHVDHPKQVDENGNIIRPKYLSNHTHYSPTDPDAKISTKPGKARQLNYAGQLAVDDAHHVITAACASSAGNKDSQNLADILSQTIQNLSIHHIPVDQITADAGYSSGEALAFCEAHHIDAYIPNFGQYKAEREGFEYNPLRNQYECKKKNGNFAVLAFKGIKTDSKGYQKKSYRSSETDCKDCPLRITCCGAATKFKKIEDSIDKPYYDRMHQKLKANPLYAKAISKIRSRTVEPVLGTLINFMNLKRLNTRGMISANKHVLMSAMAYNLKKLMKFSRPKIKYHTLSVDVLKLNQHTKLNFLNPLYLN from the coding sequence ATGATATTTTTACTATATTTACTCATGCAAGGGCGTAAACATATTCAACCTAAAATCATCTATCAAGTTAACATCAATGATTTGGTTCCTGCTGATAATTTCTATCGTAAGCTTGAACAAACTCTTGATTTAAATTTTCTCTATAAAGAAACATTATCTTACTATGGTAAAGAAGGACAAGAAAGTATTGATCCGCTTGTTTTCTTCAAGATTTGTTTGGTAGGATATCTCAATAATATCAATTCTGATAGGCAGCTTATTGCTTTCTGCGCTAATTGTTTAGATGTAAGATGGTATTTAAAGTACGATTTAGATGAGGCTTTGCCTTGGCATTCTACCATCTCTAGAACAAGACAGCTCTATGGGGAAGATGTATTTCTATCATTATTTCAAAAAGTACTTAGCCTTTGTATAGCAAAAGGAATGGTCAGAGGTAAGCGTCAAGCTATAGATAGTGCTTATATCAAAGCTAATGCTAGTATGGATAGCTTAGTAGAAAAAGAAATTATTGACGATGTAGAACAATATGCAAACGAGCTGAACGAAGGCTCTGAATATAAAGTTAAAGCTAGTATCAAAAAGGCTGTAGAGCGACACCATGCTTGGAAAGAGAAAGAATACAAGGGAATGCCTGGACATGTGGATCATCCTAAACAAGTCGATGAAAACGGAAATATTATTCGACCTAAATACCTCAGTAACCATACCCATTACTCTCCTACTGATCCAGATGCTAAAATAAGTACCAAACCCGGAAAAGCAAGACAGCTCAATTATGCAGGACAGCTTGCCGTGGATGATGCTCACCATGTTATCACTGCCGCTTGTGCTAGTAGCGCTGGTAATAAAGACAGCCAAAACCTTGCCGACATCTTATCGCAAACTATACAAAACCTAAGCATACATCACATTCCTGTTGACCAAATAACCGCTGATGCTGGTTATAGCAGTGGTGAGGCTCTCGCCTTCTGTGAAGCCCATCATATTGATGCTTACATCCCTAATTTTGGTCAATATAAAGCCGAAAGGGAAGGGTTTGAATACAATCCACTACGCAACCAATATGAGTGTAAAAAGAAGAATGGAAATTTTGCCGTATTAGCCTTCAAAGGAATAAAAACTGATAGTAAAGGTTATCAAAAGAAAAGCTATAGAAGCAGTGAAACAGATTGCAAAGATTGCCCATTAAGAATCACTTGTTGTGGGGCTGCTACAAAATTCAAAAAGATTGAGGATAGTATTGACAAACCTTATTACGACCGTATGCACCAAAAACTGAAAGCTAATCCTCTATACGCAAAAGCTATCAGTAAAATAAGGAGTAGAACGGTAGAACCTGTACTAGGTACTTTAATAAACTTCATGAATTTGAAGCGGCTAAACACCAGAGGGATGATCAGCGCTAATAAACATGTCTTAATGAGTGCTATGGCCTATAATCTGAAAAAATTGATGAAATTCTCTCGTCCTAAAATTAAATATCACACCCTAAGTGTGGATGTATTAAAGCTAAATCAGCATACCAAACTTAATTTCTTAAACCCTTTATATCTGAACTAA
- a CDS encoding DUF2062 domain-containing protein produces MNNKPKIKTSFTTRIKTRFIKLAKENSSVNEIATGAALGAFTGVFPSFGFGFLTVLLLHRFFKFNIFAAATGSLISNPLTSPLFMLLSFETGELLLNTDVRFDMHNWSANLKEAGYSIFIGAIAVSSFCSFATYFITKYIVIYIRNRQSNSSENY; encoded by the coding sequence ATGAATAATAAACCAAAAATAAAGACAAGTTTCACTACAAGAATCAAGACAAGATTTATTAAATTGGCAAAGGAAAATTCAAGTGTAAATGAAATAGCTACAGGGGCGGCATTGGGAGCTTTTACAGGTGTTTTCCCATCATTTGGTTTTGGATTTTTAACGGTACTTCTATTACATAGGTTTTTTAAATTCAATATTTTTGCAGCAGCAACAGGTAGTTTAATTTCTAATCCTCTAACAAGTCCACTGTTTATGCTGTTAAGTTTTGAAACTGGAGAGTTGCTACTTAACACAGATGTTCGTTTTGACATGCATAATTGGTCTGCAAATTTAAAAGAAGCTGGCTATTCGATTTTTATAGGTGCAATAGCAGTAAGTAGTTTCTGTAGCTTTGCAACATATTTTATTACAAAATATATTGTAATTTATATTAGAAATAGGCAGAGCAATAGTTCTGAGAATTATTGA
- a CDS encoding DUF2062 domain-containing protein has translation MKSAKGNFVVNIFRKAKISFLKIYYARGSAHEIALGAAIGAFWGVFPTFGLSTVLSLLLYKIFRFNIVAAISGAFISNPLTSPFLLMISYKVGSYFIKTDIQFDYDNWYKNLPQMGYVLIIGSTIVSSVMGLFVYYITKYTVERRRNLKANNPIQKTK, from the coding sequence ATGAAATCGGCTAAAGGTAACTTTGTTGTAAATATTTTTCGAAAAGCAAAGATTAGCTTTTTAAAAATATACTATGCAAGAGGGAGTGCTCATGAAATTGCATTAGGAGCAGCAATTGGAGCGTTTTGGGGTGTATTCCCAACCTTTGGGTTAAGTACAGTTTTATCTCTACTATTATACAAAATCTTTCGTTTTAACATAGTAGCCGCAATATCAGGTGCATTTATTTCTAATCCTTTAACAAGTCCTTTTTTATTGATGATAAGCTATAAAGTTGGAAGCTATTTTATTAAAACTGATATTCAATTTGATTATGACAATTGGTATAAAAATTTACCCCAAATGGGATATGTTTTAATTATTGGTTCTACCATAGTTAGTTCAGTAATGGGATTATTTGTTTATTATATCACTAAATATACTGTTGAGCGCAGGCGTAACCTAAAAGCTAACAACCCAATTCAAAAGACAAAATGA
- a CDS encoding carbonic anhydrase family protein produces the protein MKSIKILAVAIATTVMGACNNQPEQKTTEIPTEVEEKVKPLIQEVLTKEQRDALSPDDVIKSFKEGNERFVTNELTARDHSAQVRKSATGQFPKAVVLSCLDSRVPVEDVFDRGIGDIFVGRVAGNFVNEDLLGSMEFGCKVAGAKVILVLGHEHCGAIKSAIDDVKLGNITAMLSKIRPAVEKVKYEGERTSGNPEFVHQVCESNVKNTIEQIRINSPILKEMEDNGQIKIVGGVYDMDSGKVTFLE, from the coding sequence ATGAAAAGTATTAAAATTCTAGCTGTAGCTATTGCTACTACGGTAATGGGGGCTTGTAATAATCAGCCCGAACAAAAAACAACAGAAATCCCCACAGAAGTGGAAGAGAAAGTGAAGCCACTTATCCAAGAAGTTTTAACAAAAGAACAGAGAGATGCTTTGTCCCCTGATGATGTGATAAAATCCTTCAAAGAAGGTAATGAACGCTTTGTAACCAATGAATTAACAGCAAGAGACCATTCTGCACAAGTGAGAAAAAGTGCAACAGGACAATTTCCTAAGGCGGTAGTGCTTTCTTGTCTTGATAGCCGAGTTCCCGTAGAAGATGTTTTTGACAGAGGTATTGGCGACATCTTCGTAGGTCGTGTAGCAGGTAATTTTGTGAATGAAGACTTGTTGGGAAGTATGGAATTTGGTTGTAAAGTAGCAGGTGCAAAAGTCATTTTGGTACTTGGCCACGAACACTGCGGAGCAATTAAATCAGCTATTGATGATGTGAAATTGGGCAACATTACTGCAATGCTTTCCAAAATCAGACCTGCTGTGGAGAAAGTGAAGTATGAAGGAGAACGAACCTCTGGAAACCCTGAGTTTGTTCATCAAGTTTGTGAAAGCAACGTAAAAAACACTATTGAACAGATACGAATAAATAGTCCAATCCTTAAAGAAATGGAGGATAACGGACAAATTAAAATTGTGGGAGGTGTTTACGATATGGATTCAGGAAAGGTGACATTCCTTGAATAG
- a CDS encoding calcium-translocating P-type ATPase, PMCA-type has product MNHHILSVHETQQLLNTSKNGLHQSDAEERLLENGRNELVEKKKNPFWILMLNQFKDLMILILLVAAGISIAIGDVKDAVLIISIVLMNALIGFIQEYKAEKAMAALKKMSALNSLVRRNGKLIEIATSELVIGDIVVLETGDIVPADIRLTETHSLKLEESSLTGESYAIDKQTHQLHLENLPIGDRSNMAFKSTIVSYGRGEGIVVATGMNTEIGRIAALLQEKENLTPLQIKLANFTKRLSLIILIICAIVYVLGLLRGEDSIKMLFITISVAVAAIPEALPAIITISLAIGAKRLVKKNALIRRLPSVETLGSITYICSDKTGTITQNKMTVTDIWQPNEIVSYQNFKEEELLLFAMELNHDVSVDELNKFNGDPTEIALVTYTRKQKHYNESWRENKRVNELPFDSERKRMTTVYEYNGKYIAITKGAVESVLKCCTTQDDTEILKVVNTFAQQGKRVLSYAYSILDKLPEKSTIQNTEQNLNFIGIVAMIDPPREEAKQAIADCHSAGITPVMITGDHPITAHAIALETGIIYKKTDKVITGAVLESYSDEEFEKEVEYIKVYARVSPEQKLEIVKMLQKKNNFVAMTGDGVNDAPALRRADIGVAMGITGTDVSKEAAQMILLDDNFATIIKAVKEGRRIYDNIRKFIKYTLTSKGGLISIILLAPLVGMPIPLIPIQILWINLVTDGLPGLAYAAEPAEENILQRPPRRTDETIFTKSLGFHIFWVGLLMATICLSIQAWAIHIGNDKWPTMVFTVLCISQMGQAMAIRSDIKSLFQQGVFTNKQLVGAVLLTFALQMAVIYVPFLQDIFITKSLTVIELLICIGLSSIVFWIVEVEKWIKRRSLNISRSKK; this is encoded by the coding sequence ATGAATCATCACATATTATCTGTTCATGAAACCCAACAATTGCTTAACACAAGCAAAAATGGTTTGCATCAATCTGATGCCGAAGAACGGTTGCTTGAAAATGGAAGGAATGAATTAGTTGAAAAAAAGAAAAACCCTTTTTGGATTCTTATGTTAAATCAATTTAAAGATTTAATGATATTGATTCTTCTCGTTGCAGCCGGAATATCAATCGCAATCGGAGATGTCAAGGATGCAGTACTGATAATAAGCATCGTATTAATGAATGCACTCATTGGTTTTATTCAAGAATACAAAGCTGAAAAGGCAATGGCTGCATTAAAAAAGATGTCTGCTTTAAACTCTTTGGTTCGAAGGAATGGTAAGCTTATTGAAATAGCAACATCGGAATTAGTAATTGGTGATATTGTTGTTTTAGAGACTGGCGACATTGTTCCTGCAGACATTCGACTTACTGAAACACATTCGCTTAAATTAGAAGAATCTTCTCTTACTGGCGAATCTTATGCCATAGATAAACAAACCCATCAACTCCATTTGGAAAACCTACCCATTGGCGACAGAAGTAATATGGCATTCAAAAGCACCATCGTTTCTTATGGCCGAGGCGAAGGCATTGTAGTCGCAACGGGAATGAATACCGAAATAGGACGTATTGCTGCACTCTTACAGGAAAAAGAAAATCTAACTCCTCTTCAAATTAAGCTAGCAAATTTCACTAAAAGATTATCTTTAATTATATTGATTATTTGTGCTATAGTGTATGTTTTGGGTTTACTAAGAGGCGAGGATTCTATAAAGATGCTGTTCATAACAATTTCTGTAGCGGTTGCAGCAATACCCGAAGCATTACCAGCTATTATCACAATCTCATTGGCCATCGGTGCTAAACGATTGGTAAAAAAGAATGCACTCATTCGCAGACTTCCTTCGGTTGAAACTTTAGGTTCAATTACCTATATCTGTTCAGATAAAACAGGTACAATTACCCAAAATAAAATGACGGTTACTGACATCTGGCAACCAAATGAAATAGTATCCTATCAAAACTTCAAAGAAGAAGAGTTGTTATTGTTTGCAATGGAACTAAACCATGATGTTTCTGTAGATGAATTGAATAAATTTAATGGAGATCCAACAGAAATTGCTTTAGTAACATACACCCGAAAACAAAAGCACTACAACGAATCATGGCGAGAAAATAAACGAGTTAATGAATTACCCTTTGACTCTGAAAGAAAACGAATGACAACCGTTTACGAATACAATGGTAAATATATAGCTATTACAAAAGGTGCTGTAGAATCGGTATTAAAATGTTGTACAACACAAGACGATACCGAAATTTTAAAAGTCGTTAATACATTTGCACAACAAGGTAAACGAGTTTTGTCTTACGCTTATTCAATATTGGATAAATTACCTGAAAAAAGTACCATCCAAAACACAGAACAGAATCTTAACTTCATTGGCATAGTTGCTATGATAGACCCTCCGAGAGAGGAAGCCAAACAAGCAATTGCCGATTGCCATTCAGCAGGCATTACACCAGTAATGATAACAGGTGATCATCCTATAACAGCTCACGCAATTGCATTAGAAACGGGTATTATTTACAAAAAAACAGATAAAGTAATTACGGGTGCAGTATTAGAGAGCTATTCTGATGAAGAGTTTGAAAAGGAAGTTGAATACATAAAAGTTTATGCCCGAGTATCGCCTGAGCAAAAATTAGAAATTGTAAAAATGTTACAAAAGAAAAATAATTTTGTAGCGATGACGGGAGACGGTGTAAATGATGCTCCTGCTTTGCGAAGAGCTGATATTGGTGTTGCTATGGGTATTACAGGAACTGATGTAAGCAAAGAAGCTGCCCAAATGATTTTACTGGATGATAATTTTGCTACCATCATTAAGGCAGTAAAAGAAGGTAGGAGAATTTATGATAACATCAGAAAATTTATAAAATATACACTTACGAGTAAGGGTGGTTTAATTTCTATTATCCTTTTAGCACCACTTGTCGGAATGCCCATTCCACTTATACCAATACAAATTTTATGGATTAACTTGGTAACAGATGGACTACCAGGATTAGCCTATGCAGCTGAACCTGCTGAAGAAAACATTTTACAACGACCACCTCGAAGGACAGATGAAACCATATTCACAAAGAGTTTAGGTTTCCATATTTTTTGGGTAGGTTTATTAATGGCAACCATTTGTTTATCTATACAAGCATGGGCGATTCATATTGGGAACGATAAGTGGCCAACTATGGTCTTTACAGTATTATGTATAAGCCAAATGGGGCAAGCCATGGCTATTAGAAGCGACATAAAATCACTATTTCAACAGGGAGTTTTTACCAATAAACAACTGGTTGGTGCTGTTCTACTAACCTTTGCTTTGCAAATGGCAGTAATTTATGTTCCTTTCTTACAGGACATTTTCATTACAAAATCTTTGACCGTTATTGAACTATTAATCTGTATAGGACTATCAAGTATTGTTTTCTGGATAGTAGAAGTAGAAAAATGGATTAAACGGAGAAGTCTAAACATCTCAAGGTCTAAGAAATAA
- a CDS encoding TFIIB-type zinc ribbon-containing protein: MKCPNCNVNLVMTDRSGIEIDYCPDCRGVWLDRGELDKIIERSSQNGRNAQQENYSDKQRYPTDKEHQYKKKKGLFGELFDF; encoded by the coding sequence ATGAAATGTCCAAATTGCAATGTGAATTTAGTAATGACAGACCGCAGTGGTATTGAAATTGACTACTGTCCAGATTGTCGTGGAGTCTGGCTTGATCGTGGAGAGCTTGACAAAATCATTGAACGCTCTTCACAAAATGGTAGGAATGCACAACAAGAAAATTATTCTGACAAACAAAGATATCCCACAGACAAGGAACATCAATACAAAAAGAAAAAGGGATTGTTTGGGGAATTGTTTGACTTTTAA
- a CDS encoding leucine-rich repeat domain-containing protein, whose product MKNIILIGLFPILTTFGQDKKCCDTYVYEGYILTDQNKKLKINLNFLVLLDSTMVGSYYYDPNWGSLKLVGKLKPDFTFYLVERDKTDSITGFFEGKLNADYKLAKGKWTDGKKQKVFDFEIKQVIGKSYWDYIKKNRALYEYKNIKQAIRQKHKVLSIDVASQGLSKLPNKLSRLDKIVSINLLGNQFETFPTVLSKLTTLDEISLSSNELTSVGAEIGQLKNLRILIMNNNQLKELPKQIGELTNLLYLEIGNNKLTSLPEEIKYLTSLQELHIERNNLSETEKQIIKELLPKCIIHF is encoded by the coding sequence ATGAAAAACATAATATTAATCGGACTTTTTCCCATTTTGACCACATTTGGACAAGACAAAAAATGTTGCGACACATATGTTTACGAAGGCTATATTTTGACAGACCAAAATAAGAAACTCAAAATAAACCTCAATTTTTTAGTTCTTCTTGACTCTACAATGGTCGGTTCATATTATTATGACCCAAATTGGGGCTCATTGAAATTGGTAGGAAAACTAAAACCTGACTTTACTTTCTATTTGGTAGAGCGGGACAAAACAGACAGTATTACCGGCTTCTTTGAAGGAAAGCTAAATGCAGACTACAAATTAGCAAAAGGAAAATGGACAGACGGAAAAAAACAAAAAGTTTTCGATTTTGAAATTAAGCAAGTAATTGGAAAATCTTATTGGGACTACATAAAGAAAAATCGAGCTTTATATGAATACAAAAACATTAAGCAAGCAATTCGACAAAAACATAAAGTTTTGAGTATTGACGTAGCAAGCCAAGGGCTAAGCAAATTGCCTAATAAACTATCTCGACTTGACAAAATCGTTTCAATAAATCTATTAGGAAATCAATTTGAAACTTTCCCGACAGTTTTAAGCAAACTAACAACTCTTGACGAAATATCATTAAGTTCAAATGAATTGACAAGTGTTGGTGCGGAAATCGGACAACTGAAAAACTTGCGAATTCTAATAATGAACAACAATCAACTAAAAGAACTTCCAAAACAAATCGGAGAATTGACAAACCTCTTGTATTTAGAAATTGGAAACAATAAATTGACGAGTTTACCCGAAGAAATTAAGTATTTAACAAGTTTGCAAGAACTTCACATAGAACGAAATAATTTGAGCGAAACGGAAAAACAAATAATTAAAGAACTATTGCCGAAATGTATAATTCACTTTTGA
- a CDS encoding DUF2490 domain-containing protein, translated as MKKIFLILTLSPFSLLAQQSDIGNWFIYFGDKKINNRFNWHHEVQYRNFNFIGDTEQLLLRTGIGYNLTENNNNVHLGYAFIYSEPYTAGTDDKTNFNEHRVYQQFITRQVFGRVSVQHRYRFEQRFFEDDFRLRLRYFLAANIALNHKQMEDKTVYLSIYNEIFMNTEQSYFDRNRLYGGIGYRFSKFARTEIGIMNQTTNNVSRNQFNLITFLNF; from the coding sequence ATGAAGAAAATTTTCCTGATTTTGACACTTTCCCCTTTTTCCTTGCTTGCGCAGCAAAGCGACATAGGAAACTGGTTTATCTACTTTGGTGACAAAAAGATAAACAATAGATTCAATTGGCACCACGAAGTGCAGTATCGAAACTTCAATTTTATCGGTGATACAGAACAGCTACTGCTCCGTACGGGCATAGGATACAATCTGACCGAAAATAACAACAATGTTCATTTAGGTTATGCTTTTATATACAGCGAACCATACACTGCAGGAACCGATGACAAGACCAATTTCAACGAACATCGTGTTTACCAGCAGTTTATTACAAGGCAAGTATTTGGCAGAGTTTCTGTTCAACACCGGTATCGTTTTGAGCAACGATTTTTTGAGGACGACTTTAGACTTCGTCTTCGCTACTTTCTAGCAGCAAATATTGCTCTCAACCACAAACAAATGGAAGATAAAACTGTCTATTTATCAATTTATAATGAAATTTTTATGAACACAGAGCAATCCTATTTTGACAGAAACCGACTCTATGGAGGAATTGGATATAGGTTCTCAAAATTTGCAAGAACCGAAATAGGAATTATGAATCAAACCACTAACAATGTTTCTCGAAATCAATTTAATCTGATTACCTTTCTGAATTTTTGA
- a CDS encoding universal stress protein — protein sequence MKLLVTTDFSVNSKGAIRFAQMLAKQSNEIEATFYHTVHFLKPTKWSDIFYKTFIQEEIERLTAELKKFVYSTIGEDKNKFANIKFVIDSAISTEKDIIRYAEKNKMDFICIATQGAGVLRKIMGTHTSYIVNNSKTPVLVIPSHYRAKVLKKVTYLSDFENLKKEIDKVSKFSGTVKCGLDVLHYSSIIFDKNKFERNKSLFSTEEYKNIKLNIVKNNLELSLVDRISQFISKSKPELLIMFTKREKSFFETIFLPSKSAELTYTTKIPVLIYSK from the coding sequence ATGAAACTACTAGTAACGACCGATTTTTCGGTAAATTCAAAAGGAGCAATTAGGTTTGCTCAAATGCTAGCAAAGCAATCAAATGAAATAGAAGCAACATTCTACCACACTGTACATTTTTTAAAGCCAACTAAATGGAGTGATATTTTCTATAAAACATTTATACAAGAAGAAATAGAAAGACTTACTGCTGAGCTTAAAAAGTTTGTTTATTCAACAATTGGAGAAGATAAAAATAAGTTTGCCAATATTAAGTTTGTTATTGACTCTGCTATCTCAACCGAGAAAGACATTATAAGATATGCCGAAAAAAACAAAATGGATTTTATTTGTATCGCAACACAAGGTGCTGGTGTATTGAGAAAGATAATGGGTACTCATACATCCTACATTGTAAATAATTCTAAAACTCCCGTTTTGGTTATTCCTAGTCATTATCGTGCTAAAGTATTAAAAAAAGTAACTTACTTATCAGATTTTGAAAACCTAAAGAAAGAAATAGATAAGGTTTCCAAATTTTCGGGTACTGTAAAATGCGGTTTAGATGTATTGCATTACTCATCTATTATTTTTGACAAAAATAAATTTGAACGCAATAAAAGTTTATTTAGTACAGAGGAATATAAAAACATTAAACTAAACATTGTAAAAAATAATCTGGAATTATCTCTTGTAGACAGAATCTCTCAGTTTATTTCTAAATCGAAACCTGAACTTTTAATCATGTTTACAAAAAGAGAAAAGAGTTTTTTTGAGACAATTTTTCTGCCGAGTAAATCTGCTGAACTTACCTATACCACTAAAATACCAGTATTGATATATTCCAAATGA
- a CDS encoding aceric acid hydrolase, giving the protein MMNKKIYISLLASFLMLNNSYAQNKAMVNTAASPYAKLKSVDMGAVNWTNGFWAERFQVCKESMVPQLWKVYTSADISHAYRNFEIAAGLEKGNHKGPSFHDGDFYKTLEAVASLYASTKDEQLNKMMDEAIATIAKSQREDGYIYTKAMIEERNTGVRNQFQDRLSFEAYNIGHLMTAACIHYRATGKRSLLNVAVKATDYLYNFYQKASPTLARNAICPSHYMGVIEMYRTLGDKRYLELAKHLIDIKGKIDDGTDDNQDRIPFREQKKVMGHAVRANYLYAGVADVYAETGDTTLMSQLDKMWHDVTQHKMYITGGCGSLYDGVSPDGTSYNPTEVQKIHQAYGRDYQLPNFTAHNETCANIGNVLWNYRMLQLSGEAKYADVIELALYNSVLSGISLDGKRFLYTNPLSYSDALPFKQRWSKDRVEYISLSNCCPPNTVRTLAEVSNYAYSVSDKGVWINLYGANELKTTLKDGSSLLVSQETAYPWNGDIKLTVKESSKNPFSFFLRIPGWASKASILVNGKALETPAKPGTYAEINRNWKKGDVISLTIPMEAELIAANPLVEENRNQVAVKRGPVVYCAESVDMPQGTSVFSLTIPASAQFKAVPLQFADSKMMALEADVKMVKAQNWTNQLYQKVNTQTGQVKVKLIPYYAWGNRGHVAEMSVWLPFSR; this is encoded by the coding sequence ATGATGAATAAGAAAATTTATATCAGCTTGTTAGCGAGCTTTTTAATGCTCAATAACAGTTACGCACAAAACAAAGCCATGGTAAATACAGCTGCTAGTCCTTACGCTAAGCTAAAAAGCGTTGATATGGGCGCTGTAAATTGGACAAATGGTTTCTGGGCAGAACGTTTTCAGGTATGTAAAGAAAGCATGGTGCCGCAATTATGGAAAGTTTATACCAGTGCAGACATTAGCCATGCTTACAGAAATTTTGAAATTGCTGCTGGTTTAGAGAAAGGAAACCATAAAGGTCCGTCTTTTCATGATGGCGATTTTTATAAAACCTTAGAGGCAGTAGCTAGCTTATATGCTTCTACCAAAGATGAGCAATTAAATAAAATGATGGATGAGGCTATCGCTACAATAGCTAAATCTCAAAGAGAAGATGGCTATATCTATACCAAAGCCATGATAGAAGAGCGAAATACGGGTGTTCGAAATCAGTTTCAAGACCGTTTAAGTTTCGAGGCTTATAATATTGGCCATTTAATGACAGCCGCTTGCATCCATTACCGGGCTACTGGAAAGCGTTCTTTGTTAAATGTAGCAGTAAAGGCCACAGATTATCTGTACAATTTTTATCAAAAAGCATCGCCAACTTTAGCAAGAAACGCTATTTGCCCATCGCATTATATGGGTGTGATAGAAATGTATCGTACCCTGGGTGATAAAAGATATTTAGAGCTAGCTAAACACCTGATAGATATTAAAGGAAAGATAGACGATGGTACTGATGATAACCAAGATAGAATTCCGTTTAGAGAGCAAAAAAAGGTGATGGGTCATGCTGTTAGGGCTAATTATTTATATGCTGGCGTTGCCGATGTTTATGCCGAAACAGGCGATACTACCTTAATGAGCCAATTAGATAAAATGTGGCATGATGTCACGCAGCATAAAATGTATATCACCGGAGGTTGCGGTTCTTTATACGATGGTGTATCGCCAGACGGAACTTCTTACAACCCTACCGAAGTACAAAAAATACATCAGGCTTATGGTCGAGATTACCAATTACCCAATTTTACAGCACATAATGAAACTTGCGCCAATATTGGTAATGTTTTATGGAATTACCGTATGCTACAGCTTAGCGGAGAGGCTAAATATGCCGATGTGATAGAATTAGCTTTGTATAACAGTGTATTATCAGGCATTAGTTTAGATGGTAAACGTTTTTTATATACCAATCCATTAAGCTATAGCGATGCTTTGCCTTTTAAACAGCGTTGGTCTAAAGATAGGGTAGAGTATATTTCATTATCTAATTGTTGTCCGCCTAATACCGTACGTACTCTAGCAGAAGTAAGTAATTACGCCTATAGCGTGTCTGATAAGGGTGTCTGGATAAATCTGTATGGCGCCAACGAGTTAAAAACTACTTTAAAAGATGGTTCTTCTTTATTAGTTAGCCAAGAAACAGCTTACCCATGGAATGGCGATATTAAATTAACCGTTAAAGAGAGTAGCAAAAACCCATTCTCTTTCTTTTTAAGAATACCAGGGTGGGCTTCAAAAGCTAGTATCCTAGTAAATGGTAAAGCACTTGAAACGCCTGCTAAACCTGGCACATATGCCGAAATTAATAGAAATTGGAAAAAAGGAGATGTTATAAGTTTAACTATCCCTATGGAAGCCGAGCTGATAGCAGCCAACCCATTGGTAGAAGAAAATAGAAACCAAGTAGCCGTAAAACGTGGCCCTGTGGTGTATTGTGCCGAGTCTGTAGATATGCCACAAGGTACCAGCGTTTTTTCTTTAACTATACCAGCAAGCGCCCAGTTTAAAGCCGTTCCTTTACAATTTGCAGATAGTAAAATGATGGCTTTAGAAGCCGATGTAAAAATGGTAAAAGCACAAAACTGGACAAACCAACTCTACCAAAAAGTAAATACCCAAACAGGGCAAGTAAAAGTAAAATTGATTCCTTATTATGCATGGGGCAATAGAGGTCATGTAGCAGAAATGTCTGTATGGTTACCTTTTAGTAGATAA